One part of the Anopheles merus strain MAF chromosome 3L, AmerM5.1, whole genome shotgun sequence genome encodes these proteins:
- the LOC121598628 gene encoding uncharacterized protein LOC121598628 encodes MANFNQMPIEILEQIFDHLDYRSRRNLTLVCRRWNAVLLSDRFIARNVTLVLNGSRMSWLHKHTFHRAYPNLTLQLDSTIEGEASKGLRLLPTLFPDPSTVCLRLDFPPEPVWVAFCREPFVNLAAVQTLHLTGRCRLASRRVLCLCLEELRTLQLDYPYASDLNLVAPKLSRLHLHVLLNEHIDFLQRFIDQLRSLTVVFDAKESYNFYSLQPVGLHELVIDRRDKGMTKIERNASIAFFKRLHQLRRLELRVKFIDSVVLHTIADRLGQLLHLSLQVTEGTIELKHIANLTRLETLRIVACRVNLQHVHLPALRSFELGSAELPGTYLEGIEGLMAFQRLRSLTLINVKIYPEVLQLTPTYSVERMVLAHYRRIDETHLQILVKRFPALRWLHISHCHGLYKREIDKLKRMLPDLAVAFDEVKSDRI; translated from the exons ATGGCGAACTTTAATCAGATGCCTATTGAG ATTTTGGAACAGATATTTGACCATCTAGATTACCGCTCGCGACGCAACCTGACTCTGGTATGTCGACGATGGAACGCAGTGCTTCTGTCGGATCGGTTCATTGCCCGCAATGTAACGCTCGTCCTCAATGGGTCCCGTATGTCATGGCTCCACAAGCACACCTTCCATCGTGCCTATCCGAATCTGACGCTCCAGCTGGACAGCACAATCGAGGGAGAAGCGTCCAAAGGGCTTCGCCTACTTCCAACGCTCTTTCCCGACCCCTCCACTGTTTGCTTACGGCTGGATTTCCCTCCCGAACCGGTCTGGGTTGCCTTTTGCCGAGAGCCGTTCGTCAACCTGGCCGCAGTTCAAACGCTTCACCTGACGGGCAGATGTCGTCTGGCATCTCGCCGCGTTTTATGCCTTTGCCTAGAAGAGCTACGGACGCTCCAGCTAGACTACCCCTACGCGAGCGATCTAAACCTGGTGGCACCCAAACTATCCCGTCTGCATCTACACGTGCTGCTGAACGAGCATATCGATTTTCTGCAACGCTTTATCGACCAGCTCCGCTCACTCACCGTCGTGTTCGACGCGAAGGAAAGCTACAACTTCTACAGCCTGCAGCCGGTCGGGTTGCACGAGCTGGTGATCGATCGGCGTGATAAGGGCATGACGAAGATCGAACGGAACGCTAGCATAGCATTCTTCAAACGGCTCCACCAACTACGGCGGCTCGAGCTGCGGGTGAAGTTTATCGACAGCGTGGTACTGCACACGATCGCGGACAGGCTGGGGCAGCTCCTCCACCTGTCGCTCCAGGTGACCGAGGGTACGATCGAGCTGAAGCACATCGCGAACCTGACCCGGCTGGAAACGCTGCGCATAGTGGCGTGCCGGGTGAATCTGCAGCACGTGCACTTGCCGGCGCTTCGCTCGTTCGAGCTCGGCTCAGCCGAACTGCCCGGGACGTATCTCGAAGGCATCGAGGGACTGATGGCGTTCCAGCGGCTGCGTTCGCTGACGCTGATCAATGTGAAGATCTACCCGGAGGTGCTGCAGCTAACCCCGACGTACAGTGTGGAGCGGATGGTTCTCGCCCATTACCGAAGG ATCGACGAGACTCACCTGCAGATACTGGTCAAACGATTTCCGGCCTTGCGCTGGCTGCACATTAGCCACTGTCACGGGTTGTACAAGCGCGAAATAGACAAGCTGAAGCGAATGCTGCCCGATCTGGCCGTAGCATTCGATGAGGTTAAAAGTGATAGAATTTAA